One window from the genome of Leishmania panamensis strain MHOM/PA/94/PSC-1 chromosome 13 sequence encodes:
- a CDS encoding XPA-interacting protein, putative (TriTrypDB/GeneDB-style sysID: LpmP.13.1150), with amino-acid sequence MPVVILVVGMAGTGKTTLVHRMQHYAHANSIRSYFINLDPAVTHTPYNVNIDIRDSVQYGEVMKKYRLGPNGAIMTSLNLFATKIHQVVSLLEKKEMLDWVVVDTPGQIEVFTWSASGQLIAESFGAVFPTVLLFVADTVRCVSSPQTFVSTMLYSSGIMLKQQVPLVVVFNKTDVVSADSVVLWMRNNDALDEAVTNPRCNNQSRGSLSGEPGGDEAADWQGEGTRVGEAALCSKDVLLTSQGSSYAGALAQSMSLFLHEFYEDLPYAAVSAASGAGMSELAASIERGKQQALEAKAAKAAQ; translated from the coding sequence ATGCCGGTAGTAATCCTTGTGGTGGGCATGGCCGGCACCGGCAAGACAACGCTGGTGCATCGCATGCAGCACTACGCACACGCGAACAGCATCCGCTCGTATTTCATCAATCTCGACCCTGCCGTGACGCACACCCCATACAACGTGAACATCGACATCCGCGACAGTGTGCAATACGGGGAGGTCATGAAGAAATACCGGCTGGGCCCGAACGGTGCTATCATGACGTCGCTGAACCTCTTCGCCACAAAGATTCATCAGgtcgtgtcgctgctggagaagaaggagatGCTGGACTGGGTCGTCGTGGACACGCCTGGCCAGATCGAGGTGTTCACGTGGTCCGCCTCAGGGCAGCTGATAGCGGAGTCATTTGGCGCTGTCTTCCCCACAgtgctcctcttcgtcgCTGACACGGTGCGTTGTGTGAGCAGCCCACAAACCTTTGTGTCGACAATGCTGTACTCCAGCGGCATCATGCTCAAGCAACAGGTGCCCCTCGTCGTCGTGTTCAACAAGACCGACGTGGTGTCCGCGGATTCCGTGGTTTTGTGGATGCGGAACAACGATGCCCTTGACGAGGCCGTTACAAACCCCCGCTGCAATAACCAGAGCAGAGGCTCCCTCTCTGGAGAGcccggcggcgacgaggctGCCGACTGGCAGGGCGAGGGCACGCGCGTCGGGGAAGCCGCGCTCTGCTCCAAGGACGTGCTACTCACCAGCCAGGGGAGCAGCTACGCGGGGGCACTGGCGCAGTCCATGTCGCTGTTCTTGCATGAATTCTACGAGGACTTACCATACGCCGCAGTGTCAGCGGCCTCGGGTGCTGGCATGAGCGAGCTGGCTGCCTCGATTGAACGGGGCAAGCAACAGGCACtggaggcgaaggcagcgAAGGCTGCACAATAA
- a CDS encoding hypothetical protein (TriTrypDB/GeneDB-style sysID: LpmP.13.1170) has protein sequence MLHTSFIAHRVAAEATAAPISYRHQEKIRLYRSLLKGAHGFPLRSRRDVITEEVRCTFRDPNNEQLSEKDIDYRLILGWERAKSIKTYAQNMHWFHSRDEVTKEMMYFSEERDRKKMAEMRRFNQVGDVRRKTQEVTEFKSTYYNVHPDYHWKIGQKPLTHSRDVWRARGQYGSDVGGPRQKFFVRRFKAMFPQGW, from the coding sequence ATGCTGCACACGTCTTTCATCGCACACCGCGTTGCCGCTGaggccaccgcggcgccgaTCTCGTACCGGCATCAAGAGAAAATTCGCCTCTACCGTAGCTTGTTGAAAGGGGCGCACGGCTTCCCGTTGCGCTCGCGCCGTGACGTCATTACCGAGGAGGTGCGGTGTACTTTCCGAGACCCAAACAATGAGCAGCTGAGCGAGAAGGACATTGACTACCGGCTTATCCTCGGATGGGAACGGGCCAAGTCGATCAAGACGTACGCACAAAACATGCACTGGTTTCACTCGCGAGATGAGGTAACAAAGGAGATGATGTACTTCTCCGAAGAGCGGGACCGCAAGAAGATGGCAGAGATGCGCCGCTTCAACCAGGTCGGCGATGTCCGCCGCAAGACTCAGGAGGTGACGGAGTTCAAGTCCACTTACTATAATGTCCACCCCGACTATCACTGGAAAATTGGCCAGAAGCCGCTGACTCACTCACGGGACGTGTGGCGCGCACGCGGGCAGTACGGCTCGGACGTGGGCGGACCGCGGCAGAAGTTTTTTGTGCGTCGCTTCAAGGCCATGTTTCCGCAAGGCTGGTGA
- a CDS encoding DNA/RNA non-specific endonuclease-like protein (TriTrypDB/GeneDB-style sysID: LpmP.13.1140), protein MLLRPDAITYAGSLSPSPHTHTLSALFHCCFPPALLSLSHIGLLLSLGAGGGCLDRRLHRSSLMEKRPTRPAVVPLSTSDPPRDCAAPESSLPSALFSLPSWCTRATQRLLHEHAYYAAAQLHVARAGPTAPPSLSTSASALETPSTPSRSAKLWLTCATAGVAGTCGVIVGVRLSPWLSRRATRLYSQREAKYRNPLRLLPSPAAVARPESWGWRSLWHPLAPPRGLEHQASTDARRPDYGHPAEWLAACIGYRWLPWRISQPTLLKLYSSVRHSQQSSTDRDTDKEVRWGTRMINKGAHTLTKHSTVAAATKPTTTSLIPSVLLFIVRLARAPLQKWQPRPQHLVDVFVSATCQSTEKPPSTSAAAAPPLLCLPRQGFALLYDPVARLSVWCGYYVTRDTVDRARRQSRCLTFFTDRSLEKTVRRVPAEMKARGYDRGHLAPHASVAASAQAAIEAALLSNVQLQHHQINRGVWRWLEAATRAYVRQLPLALTPRDLARQQQSVRNKTATGAAGGETASPSDAASFTQAGPTSLAPHCGSSVTPCCGRPPKSASSVPASSISCTHTRGQAAKRINPGGPRQVLLRDSELIARLLAAPGVGSGAAPHLRLHRGAVWGCAARTLRYCWAGQWRWWWRHCSGRALSRHCEREVAVNVGPLYYKQRNDVGQGDRQCCGTTALSTPATTAISPTAISLSRHCGSGSRKVHQRRRRGDRVSPPTWSSSPSPQSLFIPDAFFFSLWDVHTHEHVHLIVPNRPDAASIQAVTAAVAARRSRAAAGPTASKPLPSQRRRHNATPPSQLPSEEDLETTLRSLVVPTVKLERLFAESLVELRSRCRSASGMDVASRNTTSKVEHAASSVALRTSFSLFPVYRQRWLWRQGGSGSGSR, encoded by the coding sequence ATGCTGCTGCGACCTGACGCCATTACTTATGCTGgatcgctctccccctccccacacacacacacactttctGCTCTATTTCACTGTTGTTTTcctcccgctctcctctctctctctcacatcggcctgcttctttctctcggggcgggaggggggtgccTTGACAGACGTCTGCACAGAAGCTCATTGATGGAGAAGAGGCCCACTAGGCCAGCTGTCGTACCGCTGTCGACAAGCGACCCCCCACGTgactgcgcagcaccagagtcctcgctgccttccgcacttttttctctcccatCGTGGTGCACGCGGGCAACGCAGCGCCTGTTGCATGAGCACGCGTActacgccgctgcgcagctgcatgtCGCCCGCGCAGGGCcgacagcaccaccgtcgctgtcTACCTCTGCCTCAGCGCTCGAGACCCCATCGACGCCGTCGCGCTCAGCTAAGCTTTGGCTGACCTGTGCCACCGCAGGAGTTGCGGGCACCTGCGGCGTTATCGTCGGTGTGCGGTTAAGCCCTTGGCTTAGCCGCCGCGCAACTCGCTTGTACTCGCAACGCGAAGCCAAGTACCGCAatccgctgcggctgctgccttctcctgctgcagtcgcGCGGCCGGAGTCATGGGGGTGGCGGAGTCTCTGGCACCCCTTAGCGCCACCGCGAGGCTTGGAACATCAGGCCTCGACCGACGCGCGGCGGCCCGACTACGGGCATCCCGCAGAGTGGTTGGCTGCCTGCATAGGCTACCGCTGGCTACCGTGGCGCATCTCGCAGCCCACGCTGCTGAAGCTCTACTCCTCTGTGCGCCATtcacagcagagcagcaccgaTCGCGACACTGACAAGGAAGTTCGGTGGGGCACGCGTATGATAAACaaaggcgcacacaccctgACAAAGCACtccaccgtcgcagcagcaaccaagcccaccaccacatcccTTATCCCCTCGGTACTCCTCTTTATCGTGCGCCTCGCACGTGCACCCCTGCAGAAGTGGCAACCACGACCGCAGCACTTGGTGGACGTCTTCGTCTCCGCTACTTGCCAGAGCACCGAGAAGCCGCCTTCTACcagtgcggcggctgcgccgccgctactTTGCCTGCCGCGTCAAGGGTTCGCACTGCTATACGACCCCGTCGCCCGCCTTTCTGTGTGGTGCGGGTACTACGTCACCCGTGACACGGTCGACCGTGCACGGCGACAGAGCCGCTGCCTCACCTTCTTCACCGACCGTTCACTGGAGAAGACAGTGCGACGGGTGCCGGCAGAGATGAAGGCACGCGGGTACGATCGAGGTCATCTGGCCCCGCATGCGTCCGTTGCCGCGAGTGCACAGGCAGCCATCGAGGCAGCTCTACTGTCGAATGTGCAACTGCAACATCACCAGATCAACCGTGGCGTGTGGCGCTGGCTGGAAGCGGCGACGAGAGCGTACGTACGACAGCTGCCGCTTGCCCTTACCCCGCGCGACCTGGCCAGACAGCAGCAGTCTGTGCGAAATAAAACGGCAACGGGCGCCGCAGGTGGAGAGACGGCGTCCCCTTCAGACGCCGCAAGCTTCACCCAGGCGGGTCCAACGTCTTTAGCTCCTCACTGCGGCTCTAGTGTAACACCGTGCTGTGGACGTCCGCCGAAATCGGCGTCATCTGTCCCCGCGTCGTCGATTTCCTGTACCCATACTCGTGGCCAAGCAGCGAAACGAATCAATCCTGGCGGCCCACGCCAAGTCCTACTGCGGGACAGTGAGCTCATCGCCCGCCTGCTCGCCGCTCCCGGCGttggaagcggcgctgccccGCACTTGAGACTCCACAGAGGTGCCGTGTGGGGATGTGCGGCACGGACGCTTCGCTATTGCTGGGCagggcagtggcggtggtggtggcggcactgTAGTGGCCGTGCTTTGAGTCGCCATTGTGAGCGCGAGGTCGCTGTCAACGTAGGGCCGCTTTACTACAAACAGAGAAACGATGTGGGACAAGGAGATCGGCAGTGTTGCGGCACCACGGCACTGAGCAcgcccgccaccactgcgatATCACCCACTGCCATCTCACTCTCTCGGCACTGCGGCTCCGGATCGAGAAAGGTTCatcagcggcgcaggcgtgGGGACAGAGTCTCGCCTCCAACATGGtcctcatcgccgtcgccgcagtCACTTTTCATCCCTGAtgcgttcttcttctctctatGGGACGTGCACACTCACGAACACGTGCACCTGATCGTGCCAAACCGCCCCGATGCAGCATCGATACAGGCGGTCActgcggccgtggcggccaGGCGTTCgagggcagcggcggggcCCACTGCGTCGAAGCCGCTCCCATCACAACGGCGACGACACAACGCGACGCCCCCGTCACAACTGCCATCAGAGGAGGACTTGGAGACGACTCTTCGCTCCCTCGTCGTGCCCACAGTGAAACTGGAACGTCTTTTCGCCGAGTCACTCGTGGAGCTGCGCTCACGTTGCAGGTCGGCTAGCGGGATGGACGTGGCCAGTCGCAACACCACAAGCAAGGTTGAGCACGCCGCTTCgtcggtggcgctgcggacGAGCTTCAGCCTCTTTCCCGTCTATCGGCAGCGATggctgtggcggcagggCGGCAGTGGTAGTGGTAGTCGCTGA
- a CDS encoding hypothetical protein (TriTrypDB/GeneDB-style sysID: LpmP.13.1160), whose translation MDGTREQSGSCTSVAIARHAASPGPLSMSFRTAGIELTGATPVMDSVGAFTTIAASTRRHVSPTNRDTSTTASLGGGVGSAGGYAERLAPSSHSVINASVPPGASIAGDNHPSSGTLSTRVGSAAATTRTVAVESHLTAAQNGERGDKGNITSRSHRGIFRGEATGTATAKVLQRPVTVTTPQPRPTSSTPSESSSCLAMEGSSRGFDQVPQQGQQPVSPGRLSSNALLSTGVPVQHLYRVPSAFYAHNGVTSSAALSIVRGRCDRGNTFTVPAPSYISAEDTAQTHVRRLPGASFSSSDMDALEERARRAAELHASVDVGDETETVLAWAAESRSGKTGRVQVPVPSSLSAVRVARGYRRSRCRSILGSEDGPPLDSGSVSLVPGPKRRRRHEGVGGSVYVQPYQRLSNTSIRDDGGTPAVPTRWLTSPSVSSSSSIVFASPQSPAVALASAATSTSGISASRPRVAPSPFSAVLAFFGAVPSRTAAMTASGTGPFLRTATTPPTEPPAWVRPWVLHTLSRAFAAHLARDVDASVAAAASFTSTPAASSAGTVTQSLHSSLPVAFYASAQATETSASAQPRTLRAALLLIFDGLERLEAGLAEVLVGRPNACHSPDAGHGVKVDDCRVSPRVRGRVPRAPSPSSAATAAESDASAGFVEQLRHLTRQWCEVLSQWPCEVVTLGYVEWWLGHAIWTDLVTCAAAARVALSAFPATSEAIAEQETRGREAETSNGGEWQPPQPSPQVPAFALQGILAAAATEGMRTLLDALVDAFVRAVSDLLRSTDAVGQPRSAERSASCRNIQVEIAVAPITKAQHTCMALLRLFTSLYASPPPVLQQLLTLIRGEDCFSSTVTGAAAKGDARATTLHDDADSPTSPGSLSTATAAAVAGEDLRQRPHPPPPPSSSSWLSPRGAPPGSPFASVVNLSALDASQLRSRVCQLQYQLLYAVCRLCNELPMRWQPQDCTRDAEEGESSSVRASSATYMEFSPALRHQSDCEMARLSLFATAARLAATVSALLLHVQLPMKGDLLCVAGRLAQWRAALLRSSCMNEREYTATMGHLCALMTQAM comes from the coding sequence ATGGACGGCACGCGTGAGCAATcaggcagctgcaccagcgttGCCATTGCCCGCCACGCGGCGTCCCCGGGCCCCTTATCGATGTCCTTCCGAACTGCTGGGATCGAGTTGACTGGTGCGACCCCTGTGATGGACAGCGTTGGCGCCTTCACAACCATCGCGGCGAGCACGCGCCGGCACGTTTCCCCCACCAACCGTGATACCTCAACCACTGCTAGTCTTGGTGGCGGTGTAGGTAGTGCTGGAGGCTACGCTGAGAGACTAGCTCCGTCCTCACACTCGGTAATCAACGCATCTGTTCCCCCTGGCGCGTCCATCGCAGGCGACAACCATCCGAGCTCTGGTACCCTCAGCACGCGAGTGggctctgcagcggcgaccaCCAGGACTGTGGCGGTAGAAAGCCACTTGACAGCTGCTCAAAACGGCGAGCGCGGCGATAAAGGAAACATTAccagccgcagccaccgcggcaTATTTCGTGGAGAGGCAACAGGAACAGCCACAGcaaaggtgctgcagcgtccaGTGACGGTGACCACCCCACAACCACGCCCGACCTCTTCCACGCCCTCAGAATCCTCATCTTGCTTGGCGATGGAAGGGTCGAGCCGCGGCTTCGATCAGGTTCCACAACAAGGCCAACAACCAGTTTCTCCAGGAAGGCTTTCTTCGAACGCTCTCTTGTCTACCGGCGTGCCTGTCCAACACCTTTACCGCGTTCCTTCAGCTTTCTACGCGCACAATGGCGTCACctcgtcggcggcgctgtcgatTGTACGAGGCCGCTGTGACCGTGGCAACACCTTCACAGTCCCGGCTCCCTCGTATATCTCCGCCGAGGACACCGCGCAGACGCACGTGCGACGGCTACCGGGGGCGAGTTTCTCTTCAAGCGACATGGATGCGCTAGAGGAACGTGCTCGTCGCGCCGCGGAGCTGCACGCCAGTGTTGATGTTGGTGACGAGACCGAGACGGTGTTGGCCTGGGCAGCGGAGAGTCGCTCGGGCAAGACAGGACGTGTCCAAGTCCCGGtgccgtcgtcgttgtcggcCGTACGGGTGGCCCGTGGGTACCGTCGCTCCCGCTGTCGATCCATATTGGGCTCTGAAGACGGGCCGCCATTGGACAGTGGCAGCGTCAGTTTAGTTCCTGGGCCAaagcgacggcgccggcacGAGGGCGTGGGGGGCTCTGTGTACGTGCAACCGTACCAGCGCCTCAGCAACACGAGCATCCGTGATGACGGCGGCACCCCTGCCGTGCCAACGCGGTGGCTAACATCGCCGTCCGTGTCATCCTCGTCATCCATAGTGTTCGCGTCTCCACAGTCACCGGCAGTGGCACTCGCTTCCGCGGCGACGTCAACGAGCGGCATCAGCGCCTCCCGACCACGAGTTGCCCCATCGCCTTTCAGCGCGGTCCTCGCTTTCTTTGGCGCTGTGCCATCGAGgacagcggcgatgacggcgaGCGGCACCGGTCCGTTTTTGAGGACCGCCACTACACCTCCCACAGAACCGCCTGCGTGGGTGCGGCCGTGGGTGTTGCACACCCTCTCGCGTGCCTTCGCTGCTCACCTCGCGCGCGATGTGGACGCCtctgtggcagcggcagccagcTTCACCTCGACCCCAGCTGCTAGCTCTGCTGGTACTGTCACCCAGAGCCTACATTCATCCCTTCCTGTAGCGTTCTATGCTTCCGCTCAAGCAACGGAGACCTCCGCGtcagcgcagccgcgcacgctgcgggccgctctgctgctgatcTTCGATGGGCTAGAACGACTTGAGGCGGGtctggcggaggtgctggtgggcAGGCCGAACGCGTGCCACTCGCCAGACGCTGGCCATGGCGTGAAGGTTGATGACTGTCGCGTGTCACCACGCGTGAGAGGTCGAGTCCCCCGTGcaccttccccctcctctgcggcaacagcggctgAGTCAGACGCATCTGCTGGATTtgttgagcagctgcgccatctTACGCGACAGTGGTGTGAAGTACTCTCCCAGTGGCCGTGCGAAGTAGTGACGCTCGGCTATGTGGAGTGGTGGCTGGGGCACGCGATTTGGACCGATCTTGTAACgtgtgccgcagccgcgcgcGTCGCCCTCAGTGCGTTTCCAGCGACTTCAGAAGCGATTGCTGAACAGGAGACGAGGGGGCGGGAGGCCGAGACCAGCAATGGGGGTGAATGGCAGCCGCCTCAACCGTCACCGCAAGTGCCGGCCTTTGCCCTACAAGGCATcctcgcggctgctgcgacagAGGGCATGCGCACGCTTCTGGATGCGTTGGTGGACGCCTTTGTGCGCGCCGTCAGTGATCTGCTACGCAGCACTGACGCTGTTGGTCAACCTCGAAGCGCGGAGCGCTCTGCCTCTTGCCGCAACATCCAGGTGGAAATAGCAGTCGCTCCGATAACGAAGGCACAGCACACCTGCATggcgcttcttcgcctttttaCGTCTCTCTACGCGAGCCCACCACCAgttcttcagcagcttctgACGCTGATACGTGGTGAGGAttgtttctcctccacggtgaccggcgcggctgcgaaGGGCGATGCGAGAGCAACGACGCTGCACGACGATGCAGACTCACCAACGTCGCCGGGTAGTCTCTCcactgccacagctgccgctgttgcagGTGAGGATCTCAGGCAACGGccgcacccacccccacccccatcaTCTTCGTCTTGGTTATCACCGCGTGGTGCACCCCCTGGCTCGCCATTTGCTTCAGTGGTGAACCTCAGTGCACTGGACGCTTCACAGTTGCGATCACGTGTGTGTCAGCTACAGTACCAGCTCCTCTACGCTGTATGCCGTCTCTGTAACGAGCTGCCCATGCGCTGGCAACCGCAGGACTGCACTCGGGACGCTGAGGAaggcgagagcagcagcgtgcgagccagcagcgccacctaCATGGAGTTTTCCCCTGCTCTTCGACACCAGAGTGACTGCGAGATGGCAAGGTTATCCTTGTTCGCTACAGCGGCGCGGTTGGCGGCCACCGTATCGgctctgctcctccacgTTCAGCTGCCCATGAAGGGAGACCTGTTGTGTGTCGCGGGCCGCCTGGCGCAGtggcgtgcggcgctgctccgaTCGTCGTGCATGAACGAGCGTGAGTACACGGCGACGATGGGTCACCTCTGTGCGCTCATGACCCAGGCCATGTGA